Proteins from one Nitrobacteraceae bacterium AZCC 2146 genomic window:
- a CDS encoding NitT/TauT family transport system substrate-binding protein (product_source=KO:K02051; cath_funfam=3.40.190.10; cleavage_site_network=SignalP-noTM; cog=COG0715; ko=KO:K02051; pfam=PF09084; superfamily=53850): MKKMFGRLLAPLLAILLMSDLAAAQSKVTIAVGGGACLCYLPTVLAKQLGEFDKAGLSVELVDLKGGSDALKAVLGGSADVVSGYFDHCVNLAAKKQELQSFVVYDRYPGLVLVVSPKHTDEIKSVKDLAGKKVGVSAPGSSTDFFLKYMLKKNGLDPAGTSVIGVGLGATAVAAMEQGQIDAAVMLDPSVTVLQGSHADLRILSDTRTQKDTLAVFSGEYPGGALYSTTAWVNSHEKEVQALTNAILNTLKWIHSHSPEEVMAKMPPETVGKNKELYLAALKNTIPMYSETGKMDPKGADAVLAVFSEGSPEVAKANIDVTKTYTNKYVDQAGKTTGTNAK, encoded by the coding sequence ATGAAGAAGATGTTCGGCAGACTGCTGGCGCCGCTCCTCGCAATCTTGCTGATGTCCGATCTTGCCGCAGCGCAAAGCAAGGTGACGATCGCCGTCGGCGGCGGCGCCTGTCTGTGCTACCTGCCGACCGTGCTGGCCAAACAGCTCGGCGAATTCGACAAGGCCGGCCTCAGCGTCGAACTGGTCGATCTGAAGGGCGGCTCCGATGCGCTCAAGGCCGTGCTCGGCGGCAGCGCCGACGTGGTGTCCGGCTATTTCGACCACTGTGTCAATCTCGCCGCCAAGAAGCAGGAGTTGCAGTCTTTCGTTGTCTATGACCGCTATCCCGGTCTCGTTCTGGTGGTCTCGCCGAAGCACACCGATGAGATCAAATCAGTCAAGGATCTGGCCGGCAAGAAAGTCGGCGTCAGCGCGCCCGGCTCCTCGACCGACTTCTTCCTCAAATACATGCTGAAGAAGAACGGCCTCGACCCGGCCGGCACTTCTGTCATCGGCGTCGGCCTTGGCGCCACCGCGGTGGCGGCGATGGAGCAGGGCCAGATCGATGCGGCGGTGATGCTGGACCCCTCGGTGACTGTGCTGCAGGGCAGCCACGCGGATTTGCGCATTCTCAGCGATACCCGTACGCAGAAAGATACGCTGGCGGTCTTCTCGGGCGAGTATCCGGGCGGCGCACTGTACAGCACCACGGCCTGGGTTAATTCGCACGAGAAGGAAGTGCAGGCCTTGACCAATGCGATCCTGAATACGCTGAAATGGATTCATTCGCATTCGCCGGAGGAGGTGATGGCGAAAATGCCTCCGGAGACGGTCGGCAAGAACAAGGAGCTTTATCTCGCAGCGCTGAAGAACACGATCCCGATGTATTCGGAAACCGGCAAGATGGACCCCAAGGGGGCCGACGCGGTGCTGGCCGTATTCAGCGAGGGGTCACCGGAAGTCGCCAAGGCGAATATCGACGTCACCAAGACCTACACCAACAAATATGTCGACCAGGCCGGCAAGACGACGGGGACGAATGCCAAATAA
- a CDS encoding 8-oxo-dGTP pyrophosphatase MutT (NUDIX family) (product_source=COG0494; cog=COG0494; superfamily=55811): MTSPVIHRVATLDLAFKPAPWVFADERRTDIDAHFSLKQRETPEIFNGRVLLGRNPVFTEGRFDADYFETDFASFLAWRDFGFPDNSVFNGFGMGALRASDGAFVLGEMAGNTANAGKIYFPSGTPDLDDLRGTTVDLAESVVREVEEETGLTPADYRAAEDWHCVVTGSAIAMMRILDVALPSEALRAKMEANLAIQAAPELSAIHLVRTTRDFTPAMPLFVTAFIEAQFAPAA, translated from the coding sequence ATGACGTCTCCCGTTATCCATCGCGTCGCCACGCTCGACCTCGCGTTCAAGCCAGCACCGTGGGTTTTCGCGGACGAGCGCCGCACCGATATCGATGCGCATTTCTCGCTGAAGCAGCGCGAGACGCCTGAAATTTTCAACGGCCGGGTGCTGCTCGGCCGCAATCCGGTGTTTACCGAAGGCCGCTTCGACGCCGACTATTTCGAGACCGATTTCGCCAGCTTTCTGGCATGGCGGGATTTCGGTTTTCCGGACAACAGCGTCTTCAACGGCTTCGGCATGGGCGCCTTGCGTGCGAGCGACGGCGCCTTCGTGCTCGGCGAGATGGCCGGGAACACCGCGAACGCCGGCAAAATCTATTTTCCGTCGGGCACGCCGGACCTTGACGATCTGCGCGGCACGACGGTCGATCTAGCGGAAAGCGTGGTGCGTGAGGTGGAGGAGGAAACCGGCCTGACGCCGGCGGACTACCGTGCGGCAGAAGACTGGCATTGTGTGGTTACGGGATCGGCGATTGCGATGATGCGGATTCTCGATGTCGCGCTGCCAAGCGAGGCGTTGCGCGCGAAGATGGAAGCCAATCTGGCTATACAGGCTGCGCCGGAGCTAAGCGCGATCCATCTGGTGCGCACGACCCGCGATTTCACGCCGGCCATGCCGCTATTCGTGACAGCGTTCATTGAAGCCCAGTTCGCGCCTGCGGCCTGA
- a CDS encoding PPK2 family polyphosphate:nucleotide phosphotransferase (product_source=TIGR03709; cog=COG2326; pfam=PF03976; superfamily=52540; tigrfam=TIGR03709) — translation MRLAPAALARYRSDPLSGAVDPMTAKSTAPALKAFVEPFRVDGSKEFHIKAHDTSGNGGLHKETGKKIIEANRRRLQELQEKLYAQDRWSLLLIFQGMDAAGKDSAIKAVFDGINPQGCEVTSFKTPSSNELDHDFMWRHTIALPQRGRIGIFNRSYYEECLVVRVHPEILAKQKIPPDLVTKTIWRERFEDISAFEKYLARNGTVVLKFFLNVSKEEQRLRFLDRLDEPAKNWKFSMADIGERAQWDKYQDAYQDTIAGTSSKDAPWHVVPADRKWFARVVIGSTIVSALEKLDLKFPTVEGDALKEFKMVRETLEKEGPVVVKKAAAHKKVGTKSKVLAKG, via the coding sequence ATGCGGCTGGCGCCGGCCGCTCTGGCGCGCTACCGTTCCGATCCCTTGTCCGGAGCCGTCGATCCTATGACCGCCAAGTCCACCGCGCCCGCGCTGAAAGCCTTTGTCGAGCCGTTTCGCGTCGATGGTTCGAAAGAATTTCATATCAAGGCGCATGACACCAGCGGGAACGGTGGGCTGCACAAGGAGACCGGCAAGAAGATCATCGAGGCCAATCGCCGCCGATTGCAGGAGCTGCAGGAAAAGCTCTACGCGCAGGACAGGTGGTCGCTGCTGCTGATCTTCCAGGGCATGGACGCCGCCGGCAAGGACAGCGCCATCAAGGCCGTGTTCGACGGCATCAATCCGCAGGGCTGCGAGGTCACCTCGTTCAAGACGCCGTCGTCGAACGAGCTCGATCATGATTTCATGTGGCGCCACACGATCGCGCTGCCGCAGCGCGGTCGCATAGGCATCTTCAATCGTTCCTACTACGAGGAATGCCTGGTGGTGCGGGTGCATCCGGAAATTCTCGCCAAGCAAAAGATTCCGCCGGATCTGGTGACGAAAACTATCTGGCGCGAGCGCTTCGAAGATATTTCCGCGTTCGAGAAATATCTCGCGCGCAACGGCACCGTGGTGCTGAAATTCTTCCTCAACGTCTCCAAGGAAGAGCAGCGTCTGCGCTTCCTCGACCGGCTCGACGAACCCGCCAAGAACTGGAAGTTCTCGATGGCCGATATCGGCGAGCGGGCGCAGTGGGACAAGTATCAGGACGCCTATCAGGACACGATCGCGGGCACATCGAGCAAAGACGCGCCATGGCATGTGGTGCCGGCCGATCGCAAATGGTTCGCCCGCGTGGTGATCGGCTCGACCATCGTCAGTGCGCTGGAGAAACTGGATCTGAAATTCCCGACGGTCGAGGGCGACGCGCTGAAGGAATTCAAGATGGTGCGCGAGACGCTGGAGAAAGAGGGGCCGGTGGTGGTGAAGAAGGCGGCGGCGCATAAGAAGGTGGGGACGAAGAGCAAGGTGCTCGCGAAGGGGTGA
- a CDS encoding hypothetical protein (product_source=Hypo-rule applied): MPRRRSGADKKQQPAEKERGQRRSRNRFGTNGNSRSPVNSNHFAANQHCHTFKPAFSAKTIDGLLPQRA; encoded by the coding sequence ATGCCCAGACGGCGCTCAGGGGCAGATAAGAAGCAGCAGCCCGCCGAGAAGGAGCGTGGACAGCGACGCAGCCGGAATCGCTTCGGAACGAACGGCAACAGCCGCTCCCCCGTGAACTCCAACCATTTCGCTGCGAATCAGCATTGCCACACCTTCAAGCCCGCATTCTCGGCCAAAACCATTGACGGTTTGTTGCCGCAGCGCGCCTGA
- a CDS encoding 2-isopropylmalate synthase (product_source=KO:K01649; cath_funfam=3.20.20.70; cog=COG0119; ko=KO:K01649; pfam=PF00682,PF08502; smart=SM00917; superfamily=110921,51569; tigrfam=TIGR00973): MTSTTPSDKDRVIIFDTTLRDGEQCPGATMTFEEKLDIAAMLDTMGVDVIEAGFPIASDGDFEAVHEIAKRTKNSVVCGLSRAGQKDIDRCAEAIRPAKRGRIHSFLSTSPVHMKFKLQMEPEDVYQLVISSVTRARNHTDDVEWSSEDGTRTEFDFLCRCVEAAIKAGATTINIPDTVGYSVPEEYYDLFKRVRETVPNSDKAVFSVHCHNDLGMAVANSMAGIRGGARQIECTINGIGERAGNAALEEVVMAMKVRNDKLPYWNKIDTTMLTRASKVVSAATSFPVQYNKAIVGRNAFAHESGIHQDGMLKNAQTYEIMLPETVGVKQTSLVMGKHSGRHAFIHKLEEMGHKLGQNQLEDAFVRFKALADRKKDIYDEDLEALVDQEMTAAHDRIKLVSLTVIAGTHGPQRATMKLDIDGVMKLEEAEGNGPVDAVFNCIKALVPHVAKLELYQVHAVTEGTDAQAEVSVRLAHEGRSMTARAADPDTLVASAKAYLGALNKIVMKRERDMPTVTAAAS, encoded by the coding sequence ATGACCAGCACCACCCCGTCCGACAAGGACCGCGTCATCATATTCGACACCACCTTGCGCGACGGCGAACAATGCCCCGGCGCCACCATGACCTTCGAGGAGAAGCTCGACATCGCCGCGATGCTCGACACCATGGGCGTCGATGTGATCGAGGCCGGCTTTCCGATCGCCTCAGATGGCGATTTCGAGGCGGTGCACGAGATCGCCAAGCGCACCAAGAACTCGGTGGTGTGCGGATTGTCCCGCGCCGGCCAGAAGGACATCGACCGCTGCGCCGAGGCGATCCGCCCGGCCAAGCGCGGCCGCATCCACTCCTTCCTGTCCACCTCGCCGGTGCACATGAAGTTCAAGCTGCAGATGGAGCCGGAGGATGTCTATCAGCTGGTGATCTCGTCGGTGACGCGGGCGCGCAACCACACCGACGACGTCGAGTGGTCGTCGGAAGACGGCACCCGCACCGAGTTCGATTTCCTGTGCCGCTGCGTCGAGGCCGCGATCAAGGCCGGCGCCACCACCATCAACATCCCCGACACCGTCGGCTACAGCGTGCCGGAGGAATATTACGACCTGTTCAAGCGGGTGCGCGAGACCGTGCCGAATTCCGACAAGGCGGTATTCTCGGTTCATTGCCACAACGACCTCGGCATGGCCGTGGCCAATTCGATGGCCGGCATTCGCGGCGGCGCGCGGCAGATCGAATGCACCATCAACGGCATCGGCGAGCGCGCCGGCAATGCCGCGCTCGAGGAAGTCGTGATGGCGATGAAGGTGCGCAATGACAAATTGCCGTACTGGAACAAGATCGACACCACCATGCTGACGCGGGCGTCGAAGGTGGTCTCGGCGGCGACCTCGTTTCCGGTGCAGTACAACAAGGCGATCGTCGGCCGCAACGCCTTCGCCCATGAGAGCGGCATCCATCAGGACGGCATGCTGAAGAACGCTCAGACCTATGAGATCATGCTGCCGGAGACGGTGGGCGTGAAGCAGACCTCGCTGGTGATGGGCAAGCATTCCGGCCGCCACGCCTTCATCCACAAGCTGGAGGAGATGGGCCACAAGCTCGGCCAGAACCAGTTGGAAGACGCCTTCGTGCGCTTCAAGGCCTTGGCCGACCGCAAGAAGGACATCTACGACGAGGATCTGGAAGCGCTGGTCGATCAGGAAATGACCGCGGCCCATGACCGCATCAAGCTGGTGTCGCTGACGGTGATCGCCGGCACCCATGGCCCGCAGCGCGCCACCATGAAGCTCGACATCGACGGCGTGATGAAGCTGGAGGAGGCCGAGGGCAACGGTCCGGTCGATGCGGTGTTCAACTGCATCAAGGCGCTGGTGCCGCATGTGGCGAAGCTGGAGCTCTACCAGGTTCATGCCGTCACCGAAGGCACCGACGCGCAAGCCGAAGTGTCGGTACGGCTGGCCCATGAAGGCCGCTCGATGACCGCGCGCGCCGCCGATCCCGACACGCTGGTGGCCTCCGCGAAAGCCTATCTGGGCGCGCTCAACAAGATCGTCATGAAGCGCGAGCGCGACATGCCGACGGTGACTGCGGCGGCGAGCTGA
- a CDS encoding C4-dicarboxylate-binding protein DctP (product_source=KO:K11688; cath_funfam=3.30.70.260; cleavage_site_network=SignalP-noTM; cog=COG1638; ko=KO:K11688; pfam=PF03480; superfamily=53850; tigrfam=TIGR00787; transmembrane_helix_parts=Inside_1_4,TMhelix_5_27,Outside_28_333), translating into MRKLILAAASVAIMALIGPASAQSPIVIKFSHVVAPNTPKGLAAEKFKELAEKYTDGKVKVEVYPNSQLYKDKEELEALQLGAVQMLAPSNSKFGPIGVKEFEVFDLPYILPDLTTLRKVTDGPLGAKLLKLLDAKGMTGLAYWDNGFKQMTANKKLVAPADYKGLKFRIQSSKVLEAQFRALGAIPQVMAFSEVYQALQTGVVDGQENTPSNIYTQKMHEVQKYTTLTNHGYIGYVVVVNKKFWDGIPADTRAQLDKAMKEATAYGNGQSAKENDDALAEMKKSGKTEFIALTAGQDAAMRKAVESVYTDVASRVGKPLIDEFLKETRGATN; encoded by the coding sequence ATGCGCAAGTTGATCCTGGCAGCGGCATCGGTCGCGATCATGGCTCTGATCGGTCCGGCATCGGCCCAGTCGCCGATCGTCATCAAGTTCAGCCACGTGGTGGCGCCGAACACGCCGAAGGGCCTTGCGGCTGAGAAATTCAAGGAACTCGCCGAAAAATACACCGACGGCAAGGTCAAGGTCGAAGTCTACCCGAACTCACAGCTTTACAAGGACAAGGAAGAGCTGGAAGCCTTGCAGCTCGGTGCGGTGCAAATGCTGGCGCCGTCGAACTCGAAGTTCGGGCCGATCGGCGTCAAGGAGTTCGAGGTGTTCGACCTGCCTTACATCCTTCCGGACCTCACCACGCTGCGCAAGGTGACCGACGGTCCGCTCGGCGCGAAACTGCTCAAGCTGCTGGATGCCAAGGGCATGACCGGTCTTGCCTATTGGGACAACGGTTTCAAGCAGATGACCGCCAACAAGAAGCTGGTGGCGCCGGCCGACTACAAGGGCCTGAAATTCCGCATCCAGTCGTCAAAGGTGCTTGAAGCCCAGTTCCGCGCGCTCGGCGCGATCCCGCAGGTGATGGCGTTCTCCGAAGTGTACCAGGCGCTGCAGACCGGCGTGGTAGATGGCCAGGAAAATACGCCGTCGAATATCTACACCCAGAAAATGCACGAGGTGCAGAAGTACACCACGCTGACCAACCACGGTTATATCGGTTATGTCGTGGTCGTGAACAAGAAGTTCTGGGATGGCATTCCGGCCGACACCCGCGCTCAGCTCGACAAGGCGATGAAGGAAGCCACCGCCTATGGCAATGGCCAGTCGGCAAAGGAGAACGACGACGCGCTGGCCGAAATGAAGAAGTCCGGCAAGACCGAGTTCATTGCCCTGACGGCCGGCCAGGATGCCGCCATGCGCAAGGCGGTGGAGTCGGTTTATACCGACGTGGCCTCGCGCGTCGGCAAGCCGCTGATCGACGAGTTTCTCAAGGAAACGCGCGGCGCCACTAACTAA
- a CDS encoding C4-dicarboxylate transporter DctQ subunit (product_source=KO:K11689; cog=COG3090; ko=KO:K11689; pfam=PF04290; transmembrane_helix_parts=Inside_1_12,TMhelix_13_35,Outside_36_49,TMhelix_50_72,Inside_73_92,TMhelix_93_115,Outside_116_134,TMhelix_135_154,Inside_155_191) produces MFLRILDRLEETLITFLIGAATVIIFIAVMHRYLVGIPLFYPLLFPINLSWAQELCIYMFVWMAKFGAAYGVRTGIHVGVDVLVNQLDARWRKGTILFGLFCGAFFTAVIGTMGAKFVYGLMYTDQVTPDMELPSWMVYLCIPLGSYLMCFRFLQVAFTFWRGGELPHHDHAYVEGIDVEAPGAGVAEITR; encoded by the coding sequence ATGTTTCTACGCATCCTCGATCGGCTTGAGGAAACCCTGATTACGTTTCTGATCGGGGCCGCGACGGTGATCATCTTCATTGCAGTGATGCATCGCTACCTCGTCGGGATTCCGCTGTTCTATCCGCTGCTGTTTCCGATCAACCTGTCTTGGGCGCAGGAACTGTGCATCTACATGTTCGTGTGGATGGCCAAGTTCGGCGCGGCCTATGGTGTGCGCACCGGCATTCATGTCGGTGTCGATGTGCTGGTGAACCAGCTCGACGCGCGTTGGCGCAAGGGCACGATCCTGTTCGGCCTGTTCTGCGGCGCGTTCTTCACCGCCGTGATCGGCACCATGGGCGCGAAATTCGTCTACGGGCTGATGTATACCGATCAGGTCACGCCGGACATGGAGCTGCCGAGCTGGATGGTCTACCTCTGCATTCCGCTCGGCTCCTATCTGATGTGCTTTCGTTTCCTCCAGGTCGCGTTCACCTTCTGGCGCGGCGGCGAGTTGCCGCATCATGATCACGCTTACGTCGAGGGGATCGATGTGGAAGCGCCCGGCGCCGGCGTCGCGGAGATCACGCGATGA
- a CDS encoding C4-dicarboxylate transporter DctM subunit (product_source=KO:K11690; cog=COG1593; ko=KO:K11690; pfam=PF06808; tigrfam=TIGR00786; transmembrane_helix_parts=Inside_1_4,TMhelix_5_36,Outside_37_55,TMhelix_56_75,Inside_76_86,TMhelix_87_109,Outside_110_112,TMhelix_113_132,Inside_133_144,TMhelix_145_167,Outside_168_181,TMhelix_182_204,Inside_205_224,TMhelix_225_247,Outside_248_250,TMhelix_251_270,Inside_271_282,TMhelix_283_305,Outside_306_314,TMhelix_315_337,Inside_338_348,TMhelix_349_366,Outside_367_370,TMhelix_371_393,Inside_394_405,TMhelix_406_428,Outside_429_441), protein MSTAFIFCLLIALMLTGMPISIALGLTVLSFIFLMTHVPIESVALKLFTGIENFEIMAIPFFILAGNFLTHGGVARRMINFATSMVGHWHGGLGLAGVMACALFAAVSGSSPATVIAIGSIMMPAMVRQGFPKSFGAGVITTSGALGILIPPSIVMVVYAVATGGSVALDPSGHRVTSASVGQLFMAGVIPGLMLATLLGATTFYRAWKNDYPRLPRASWAQRWVAFRRCIWGLLLILIVLGGIYAGWFTPTEAAAVSAVYAFVIAVFVYRDMGLKDVPRVLLASANMSAMILYIITNAVLFSFLMANENIPQQIANWMSTAGVNWVVFLLVVNLLLLMAGNVMEATSIVLIMAPILFPVAVKLGIHPVHLGILMVVNMEVGMCHPPVGLNLYVASGIAKMGITELTIAVLPWLLTMIAFLGVVTYVPELSLWLPRMLGML, encoded by the coding sequence ATGAGCACCGCATTTATTTTTTGCCTGCTGATCGCGCTGATGCTGACCGGCATGCCGATCTCGATCGCGCTGGGCCTCACGGTGCTGTCGTTCATCTTCCTGATGACGCATGTGCCGATCGAGTCCGTTGCGCTGAAGCTGTTCACCGGCATCGAGAATTTCGAGATCATGGCGATCCCGTTCTTCATCCTTGCCGGCAATTTCCTCACCCATGGCGGCGTGGCGCGACGCATGATCAATTTCGCCACTTCGATGGTCGGGCATTGGCATGGCGGCCTCGGCCTTGCCGGCGTGATGGCCTGCGCGCTGTTCGCCGCGGTTTCCGGCTCCTCGCCGGCAACCGTGATCGCGATCGGCTCGATCATGATGCCGGCGATGGTGAGACAGGGCTTCCCGAAGAGCTTTGGCGCCGGCGTCATCACCACCTCGGGCGCGCTCGGCATCCTGATTCCGCCGTCCATCGTGATGGTGGTCTATGCGGTGGCGACCGGCGGCAGCGTTGCGCTCGATCCATCGGGGCATCGGGTGACGTCGGCTTCGGTCGGCCAGCTCTTTATGGCCGGCGTCATTCCCGGCCTGATGCTGGCGACGCTGCTCGGCGCGACCACGTTCTACCGCGCCTGGAAGAACGACTATCCGCGGCTGCCGCGAGCGAGCTGGGCCCAGCGCTGGGTTGCGTTCCGGAGATGCATCTGGGGGCTATTGCTGATCCTGATCGTGCTCGGCGGCATCTATGCCGGCTGGTTCACGCCGACCGAAGCCGCCGCTGTCAGCGCGGTCTATGCCTTCGTGATTGCCGTATTCGTCTATCGCGACATGGGGCTAAAGGACGTGCCAAGGGTGCTGCTCGCCTCGGCCAATATGAGCGCGATGATCCTCTACATCATCACCAACGCCGTGCTGTTCTCGTTCCTGATGGCGAACGAAAACATTCCGCAGCAGATCGCCAACTGGATGTCGACCGCCGGCGTCAACTGGGTGGTGTTCCTGCTGGTGGTGAACCTGTTGCTGCTGATGGCGGGCAACGTCATGGAGGCGACCTCGATCGTGCTGATCATGGCGCCGATCCTGTTTCCGGTGGCGGTCAAGCTCGGCATTCACCCGGTACATCTCGGTATCCTGATGGTGGTCAACATGGAGGTCGGCATGTGCCATCCGCCTGTCGGGCTCAATCTCTACGTCGCCTCGGGCATCGCCAAGATGGGCATCACGGAACTGACCATCGCGGTGCTGCCATGGTTGCTGACCATGATCGCGTTCCTTGGCGTCGTCACTTATGTGCCGGAGCTGTCGTTGTGGCTGCCGCGCATGCTCGGGATGCTGTGA
- a CDS encoding hypothetical protein (product_source=Hypo-rule applied; cleavage_site_network=SignalP-noTM; pfam=PF07813; transmembrane_helix_parts=Inside_1_4,TMhelix_5_24,Outside_25_195), whose translation MKKILLASVAVLVLAGSTAVFAQHRPWSHQHARMNPEDRAAFADARIAAVRAGLKLTPDQEKLWPPVEAAVRDFAKLRIDRANARMNERQDDAKGPQTPDNPVARLQQRADAMATTAAALKRIAEAADPLYKTLDDGQKRRLAILTHMEGRFGGGEGWRDRGGERDSDRDGGRDRDRGGPDRGFGRDRGPGPDRL comes from the coding sequence ATGAAGAAGATTTTGCTCGCCAGTGTCGCGGTGCTCGTCCTCGCCGGATCGACCGCGGTCTTTGCCCAGCACCGCCCGTGGTCGCATCAGCACGCCCGGATGAATCCGGAAGACCGCGCCGCCTTTGCGGATGCGCGGATCGCCGCGGTGAGGGCCGGGCTGAAGCTGACGCCGGACCAGGAGAAATTGTGGCCACCGGTGGAAGCCGCGGTGCGCGATTTCGCCAAGCTGCGGATCGACCGCGCCAATGCCCGCATGAATGAGCGTCAGGACGACGCCAAGGGTCCGCAGACGCCGGATAACCCGGTCGCCCGGCTGCAGCAGCGCGCCGACGCCATGGCCACCACGGCGGCCGCGCTGAAGCGCATCGCCGAGGCTGCCGATCCGCTCTACAAGACCCTCGATGACGGCCAGAAGCGCCGGCTGGCGATCCTGACCCATATGGAGGGCCGGTTCGGCGGCGGCGAGGGCTGGCGTGATCGCGGCGGCGAGCGCGATTCCGACCGGGATGGCGGTCGCGACCGTGACCGCGGCGGTCCGGACAGGGGATTCGGACGGGATCGCGGTCCCGGCCCGGACCGGCTGTAA